One [Clostridium] saccharolyticum WM1 DNA segment encodes these proteins:
- a CDS encoding AraC family transcriptional regulator, with protein MEWTECISKAISYIEDNITEELTMEDIAKQAMISPFYFQKGFALLCGFTVGDYIKKRRLTLAGSELVSSERKIIDIALKYGYESPDSFTKAFTRFHGATPSSVRKGETMIKSFASLKIKLILEGGFTLDYKIVKKDEFTIIGVSKVCKYEEAATEIPKFWADYYQTGKSDLVCSMYGVSIDENMGSNEFEYLIADNYNPIEEIAEGFITRVIPKHTWAVFPCKGAASHSLQDVHKKIFSEWLPGCKDYEIAAGYNIEMYSDPAGYTNGVQDEKYYCEIWIPVKQK; from the coding sequence ATGGAGTGGACGGAATGTATCAGTAAAGCAATCAGTTATATTGAGGACAATATCACCGAAGAACTGACTATGGAAGATATTGCAAAACAGGCAATGATATCACCGTTCTATTTTCAAAAGGGGTTTGCTTTGCTCTGCGGTTTTACGGTCGGAGATTATATAAAGAAACGCAGGCTTACGCTTGCCGGCAGCGAGCTTGTTTCCTCGGAAAGAAAAATCATTGATATTGCACTCAAATACGGCTATGAATCACCTGATAGCTTTACAAAAGCTTTTACCCGGTTTCATGGTGCAACTCCCTCCTCTGTACGAAAAGGCGAAACAATGATAAAATCTTTTGCTTCGTTGAAAATCAAACTCATATTAGAAGGAGGTTTTACTTTGGATTACAAAATTGTAAAAAAGGATGAGTTTACCATTATCGGTGTATCAAAGGTTTGCAAATATGAGGAAGCGGCTACGGAGATCCCGAAGTTTTGGGCGGATTACTATCAAACAGGAAAAAGTGATCTTGTTTGCAGTATGTACGGTGTGTCCATTGATGAAAACATGGGCAGTAATGAATTTGAATATCTGATCGCAGATAATTACAACCCCATTGAGGAAATTGCCGAGGGATTTATTACCAGGGTTATTCCGAAACACACCTGGGCTGTTTTTCCTTGCAAAGGGGCAGCTTCCCATTCTTTGCAGGATGTGCACAAGAAAATATTTTCAGAATGGTTGCCCGGCTGTAAGGACTATGAAATTGCAGCGGGTTACAATATTGAAATGTATAGTGACCCCGCCGGGTATACAAACGGTGTGCAGGACGAAAAATATTACTGCGAAATTTGGATTCCTGTCAAACAGAAATAA